A single region of the Gracilibacillus caseinilyticus genome encodes:
- a CDS encoding leucine-rich repeat domain-containing protein, giving the protein MHNKLEVLRIGKNLFSIPHAGFCHNNLTRLILPENTQELQAEALSDNPITEIIFEGAPAFIHRHAFHLGTPEMAHVAIRGHLAKDLKTLLQHHAKHINEYRALSARDK; this is encoded by the coding sequence ATGCACAACAAGTTGGAAGTATTAAGAATCGGCAAGAATCTGTTTTCAATTCCACATGCGGGATTTTGTCACAATAATCTCACACGATTAATTCTTCCGGAAAATACACAAGAATTGCAAGCTGAAGCACTTAGTGATAATCCGATCACAGAAATTATCTTTGAAGGGGCGCCGGCGTTTATCCACCGACATGCTTTTCATCTCGGCACGCCGGAGATGGCCCATGTGGCGATTCGGGGACATTTAGCAAAAGACCTTAAGACATTATTACAACATCATGCAAAACACATCAATGAATACCGGGCGTTATCTGCGCGTGATAAATAA
- a CDS encoding YvrJ family protein, whose product MVVEMPQWILVLSNFGFPIAITIYLLTRFEKKLENLENVIIRLSDAIKEGKKNNE is encoded by the coding sequence ATGGTTGTTGAAATGCCACAATGGATTTTGGTTCTAAGTAATTTTGGCTTTCCCATTGCGATTACCATATACCTTCTGACTCGTTTTGAGAAAAAATTAGAGAATTTAGAGAATGTGATTATTCGATTATCGGATGCCATTAAAGAAGGGAAGAAAAATAATGAGTAA
- a CDS encoding S8 family peptidase has translation MSDVVIQPIKIAEAPSTNEKIPSNIQKIGVITKWKQGYTGKNVVVAVLDTGCDTSHIDLKERIIDGRNFTQDTNSDPDDYEDLNGHGTHVIGTLAGSLNDEGIVGVAPEVDVLVVKVLDEHGSGSIQTLIEGMRYAMSWRGLNNERVSAISLSLGVREKSRGLQQVVHEARSKGIFVIAAAGNDGDGDIETIEYRCPACYVTPIVVGALNKENEIAVFSNTNRFIDLYAPGVTIYSSYINDEYTALSGTSMATPHVAGAIAILVQEFRETHDREPFYEEILECLFHSSKAIDREATIRMLDFA, from the coding sequence TTGTCTGATGTTGTCATTCAGCCTATAAAAATAGCAGAAGCTCCATCCACCAATGAGAAAATACCGTCTAATATCCAAAAGATAGGCGTTATTACTAAATGGAAGCAAGGTTATACAGGAAAGAATGTCGTTGTAGCTGTATTGGATACAGGGTGCGATACGAGTCATATTGATTTAAAAGAAAGAATCATAGACGGTCGGAATTTCACACAGGACACGAATAGTGATCCAGATGATTACGAAGACCTGAACGGTCACGGTACACATGTGATCGGAACATTAGCTGGATCTCTTAATGATGAGGGCATTGTGGGTGTGGCCCCAGAGGTAGACGTTTTGGTCGTTAAAGTGTTGGACGAACATGGCTCAGGGTCCATACAAACGTTAATCGAAGGTATGCGTTATGCGATGAGTTGGAGAGGTCTGAATAACGAAAGGGTTAGTGCTATTTCTTTATCATTAGGCGTAAGAGAGAAATCTCGCGGCTTACAACAAGTCGTACACGAAGCGCGTTCCAAAGGGATATTTGTCATCGCAGCTGCCGGGAATGATGGCGATGGGGATATAGAGACGATCGAATATCGTTGCCCTGCATGCTACGTGACACCGATCGTGGTCGGCGCATTAAATAAAGAGAATGAGATAGCGGTCTTTTCCAACACGAATCGATTTATTGATCTTTATGCACCAGGTGTAACCATATACTCGTCGTATATCAATGATGAATATACAGCTTTGTCAGGGACATCTATGGCAACACCCCATGTGGCGGGAGCCATCGCGATACTCGTGCAGGAATTTAGAGAAACGCACGATAGAGAACCTTTTTATGAAGAAATTTTGGAATGTTTGTTTCATAGCTCCAAGGCGATCGATCGAGAGGCGACGATCCGTATGTTAGATTTTGCGTAA
- a CDS encoding site-specific integrase: MQRPISSVARDTLIPRNVAIVYLVRYVGVRPKEIAMLNMNNVNLAQSLIEIKGEGYRRTYRLPKAHMTYIRDYLQTIDPLKKPTWKSDQPLFVAFNNRSKDYQYDYRRDQPKRLSARSIQEMIKDEVQLATLRKLSAKHLRNSCILDYIERGRSEEEILAHFHLTHRYSLRRYKQHALSSDGFKQ; this comes from the coding sequence ATGCAGCGACCTATTTCATCGGTTGCACGAGACACACTCATTCCTCGCAATGTAGCCATCGTGTATCTTGTGCGATATGTAGGAGTTCGACCAAAAGAAATCGCTATGCTAAACATGAACAACGTGAACCTGGCTCAATCCCTCATCGAAATAAAAGGAGAGGGTTATCGTAGAACCTATAGGTTACCCAAGGCACACATGACCTATATCCGTGACTATTTACAAACGATCGATCCCCTCAAAAAACCAACATGGAAATCCGATCAACCATTGTTTGTTGCATTTAACAATCGGAGTAAGGATTATCAGTATGATTATAGAAGGGATCAACCAAAGCGCCTATCGGCAAGAAGCATACAAGAAATGATTAAAGACGAAGTGCAACTGGCGACGCTTCGGAAACTGTCAGCCAAACATTTACGAAATAGCTGTATCCTCGACTATATTGAAAGAGGTCGATCAGAGGAAGAAATCCTGGCACATTTTCATTTGACGCACCGGTATTCGTTGCGTCGTTATAAGCAGCACGCCTTATCATCAGATGGTTTTAAACAATAA
- a CDS encoding glutaredoxin family protein — protein MNVIVYSQQSCGHCQRQKAFLERQGVDFIEKDINQSKENRDEFLALEGRGTPLTVVKDGEKVITTITGFNQQQLVQILEM, from the coding sequence ATGAATGTCATTGTTTATTCTCAACAGTCATGCGGTCATTGTCAAAGACAGAAAGCGTTTTTGGAACGACAAGGTGTCGATTTTATTGAAAAAGACATCAATCAAAGCAAAGAAAACAGAGATGAGTTCTTAGCATTGGAAGGAAGAGGAACCCCGTTGACGGTTGTCAAAGACGGTGAAAAAGTCATTACTACGATTACAGGCTTTAATCAGCAACAATTAGTGCAAATTTTAGAAATGTAA
- a CDS encoding sigma-70 family RNA polymerase sigma factor: MFIIKLADTNDVHCTTELQRFVEENASLFEHKVVKNFLKDENHQQLLKDAICYPSKQHDVALDLAFKKYYFNARFTTYISKTFYFYALNFDKAHRTRNERYTLMMDKPMKEENGATFKELLEDTTVRVSLDEMINSYCMEDHVESASLYEAVTKLSKKQKEVIDLYYVRAFSEKQIGRALNKSQQVVSKLHRKALANICRYMQCEGGSS, from the coding sequence GTGTTTATTATTAAATTAGCAGATACAAACGATGTTCACTGTACTACCGAATTGCAGCGATTTGTAGAAGAAAACGCATCGTTATTCGAACACAAAGTCGTCAAGAATTTCTTGAAAGACGAAAATCACCAACAATTATTGAAAGATGCCATATGTTACCCTTCGAAACAACATGATGTAGCGTTAGATCTAGCATTTAAAAAATATTATTTTAATGCCAGGTTTACGACGTACATTTCCAAAACCTTTTATTTCTACGCGCTTAACTTCGATAAAGCGCATCGAACCAGAAATGAACGATACACGCTAATGATGGACAAGCCGATGAAAGAGGAAAACGGAGCGACTTTTAAAGAATTACTGGAAGATACTACGGTCCGGGTTTCTTTAGATGAGATGATTAACAGCTATTGTATGGAGGACCACGTAGAATCTGCGTCGTTGTATGAAGCGGTTACAAAATTATCGAAAAAACAAAAAGAAGTGATTGATTTGTATTATGTGCGAGCTTTTTCGGAGAAGCAAATCGGCAGAGCCTTAAATAAATCGCAGCAGGTGGTGTCTAAATTACATCGAAAAGCCTTGGCGAATATATGTCGTTATATGCAGTGTGAGGGAGGTAGTTCTTAA
- a CDS encoding putative holin-like toxin, with the protein MRTFQALTLMISFSTMIIALIAVVVAIVNAKK; encoded by the coding sequence ATGAGGACTTTCCAGGCTTTAACACTCATGATCTCGTTTTCGACGATGATCATTGCGCTAATTGCTGTCGTTGTCGCTATTGTGAACGCAAAAAAATAG
- a CDS encoding helix-turn-helix domain-containing protein translates to MSNETLYELAQKSKEDRAQIEKIVERFEPKIKSSLTLTSPPVREDLYQELRLKLIDIILNYDIDSTPGFWRLQKDLRKNEV, encoded by the coding sequence ATGAGTAACGAAACATTGTATGAGTTGGCCCAGAAATCAAAAGAAGATCGTGCCCAAATCGAAAAAATAGTGGAGCGATTTGAACCGAAAATAAAAAGTTCCTTAACGCTTACCTCCCCACCCGTACGAGAAGATTTATATCAAGAGTTACGGTTGAAGTTGATTGATATTATTTTGAATTATGACATCGATAGCACCCCGGGGTTTTGGCGTTTGCAAAAAGATTTACGAAAAAATGAGGTGTAA